A portion of the Gorilla gorilla gorilla isolate KB3781 chromosome X, NHGRI_mGorGor1-v2.1_pri, whole genome shotgun sequence genome contains these proteins:
- the LOC101146547 gene encoding rhox homeobox family member 2 yields MEPPDQCSQYITSLLSPGVDDEKELQDMNAVVLSLTEEVKEEEEDAQPEPEQGTAAGEKLKSAGAQGGEEKDGGGAGAPGHLWEGNLEGTSGSDGNVEDSDQSEKEPGQQDSRPRGAVGGLEPGNAQQPNVHAFTPLQLQELERIFQRKQFPSEFLRRRLARRMNVTELAVQIWFENRRDKWRRHQRALMARNMLPFMVVGQPVVVTAAEAIMAPLFISRMRDGYFWGHSHSSSLCFPMPPFPPPSLPLPLMLLPPMPPAGQAEFGPFPFVIVPSLTFPNV; encoded by the exons ATGGAGCCTCCGGACCAGTGTAGCCAGTATATCACCAGCTTGCTCAGCCCTGGAGTCGACGACGAGAAAGAACTACAGG ATATGAATGCTGTGGTGCTGTCGCTTACTGAAGAGgtcaaagaggaggaagaggatgcaCAGCCTGAGCCTGAGCAAGGCACAGCAGCAGGAGAAAAGTTAAAGTCGGCAGGAGCCCAGGGCGGAGAAGAAAAAGATGGCGGCGGCGCAGGAGCTCCTGGCCACCTATGGGAAGGAAACCTCGAGGGCACCAGCGGCAGCGATGGCAACGTTGAGGACAGTGACCAGAGCGAGAAGGAACCTGGGCAGCAGGATTCGCGCCCACGGGGCGCCGTCGGGGGGCTGGAGCCTGGCAACGCGCAGCAGCCCAACGTCCACGCCTTCACCCCATTGCAGCTGCAGGAGCTGGAGCGCATTTTCCAACGCAAGCAGTTCCCCAGTGAGTTCCTGCG aaggaggctggcaagaagaaTGAATGTGACTGAACTCGCAGTGCAG ATTTGGTTTGAGAATAGAAGAGACAAATGGAGGAGACATCAGAGGGCGTTAATGGCAAGAAACATGCTGCCCTTCATGGTAGTGGGCCAGCCTGTCGTGGTAACCGCAGCTGAGGCCATCATGGCACCCTTGTTCATCAGCAGGATGAGAGATGGTTACTTCTGGGGCCACAGCCATTCCAGCAGCCTGTGTTTCCCCATGCCACCCTTTCCTCCTCCGTCCTTGCCCCTTCCACTCATGCTTCTTCCACCTATGCCACCCGCTGGCCAGGCTGAATTTGGCCCATTCCCTTTTGTTATCGTGCCTTCTCTCACATTCCCCAATGTCTAA